In Verrucomicrobiota bacterium, the following proteins share a genomic window:
- a CDS encoding IS481 family transposase: MTINDKIIKNKVGLLNLAQELGNVSKACSIMGYSRDTFYRYKKLSDEGGFESLVEQNRRKPNHKNRVDSLIEKRILELTLQNPALGQLRMSNQLRQEGMGISGGGVRSVWLRHNLHTFKLRLRALEQQVAKEGLILTETQMVALERKKEHDQFHGEIETEHPGYLGSQDTFYVGTIKGVGRIYQQTFVDTYSKVAFVKLYNMKTPITAADLLNDRVLPFFEEHQLGILRILTDRGTEFCGKHDSHDYELFLAIHNIDHSKTKAKHPQPNGICERFHRTILEEFYNIAFRKKLYDNLDELQKDLDQWIDDYNSKRTHQGKMCCGRTPLHTLLEGKLDWIKKVDNLNQNNMNN, translated from the coding sequence ATGACTATAAACGATAAGATCATTAAAAATAAAGTCGGATTATTAAATCTAGCTCAAGAACTAGGCAACGTCTCGAAAGCATGCAGTATCATGGGATACTCACGAGATACCTTTTATAGATACAAAAAGCTTAGCGATGAAGGTGGATTTGAATCTTTAGTTGAACAAAACAGACGCAAGCCTAACCACAAGAACAGAGTAGATTCTCTCATCGAGAAACGCATTTTGGAGCTCACACTTCAAAATCCTGCACTTGGACAACTCCGTATGAGTAATCAACTTCGCCAGGAAGGGATGGGTATATCTGGTGGAGGTGTCCGAAGCGTTTGGCTTAGACACAATCTTCATACTTTTAAACTTCGTTTAAGAGCTCTGGAGCAACAAGTTGCTAAAGAAGGCCTTATCCTCACAGAGACTCAAATGGTAGCTTTAGAGCGCAAGAAGGAGCATGACCAATTTCATGGTGAAATTGAGACCGAGCACCCTGGATATTTGGGCTCTCAAGACACCTTCTATGTAGGAACTATCAAGGGTGTTGGCCGTATTTATCAGCAAACCTTTGTAGATACTTATTCTAAAGTTGCTTTTGTTAAGCTCTACAATATGAAGACTCCCATTACAGCTGCTGATTTGCTCAATGATAGGGTGCTACCTTTCTTTGAAGAGCATCAATTGGGGATCCTGCGTATCCTTACAGATCGAGGCACTGAATTTTGCGGTAAGCATGATTCTCATGACTACGAGCTTTTCCTGGCTATCCATAATATCGATCATTCTAAAACAAAGGCTAAACACCCTCAACCCAATGGAATCTGCGAACGTTTCCATCGAACTATTCTTGAGGAGTTTTACAATATCGCTTTTAGGAAAAAATTATATGATAACCTTGATGAGCTCCAAAAAGACTTAGACCAATGGATTGATGATTATAACTCTAAACGCACCCATCAAGGCAAAATGTGCTGCGGTAGAACGCCTCTTCATACACTCCTTGAAGGCAAACTTGATTGGATCAAAAAAGTAGATAATCTAAATCAAAACAACATGAACAACTAA